The following coding sequences are from one Planctomycetia bacterium window:
- a CDS encoding antibiotic biosynthesis monooxygenase: MICLNVVLQVKSADDIEKVRGHLIEQGRLSRAEPGCLRFEVYHSQTDPATFILNERWDTQANLDAHRKAQAYTTIYQPHVIPLVNRTPHPSTLVE; the protein is encoded by the coding sequence ATGATTTGCTTAAACGTCGTACTGCAAGTGAAGTCGGCCGACGACATCGAAAAGGTGCGCGGGCATCTCATCGAGCAAGGGCGGCTCTCGCGCGCCGAGCCGGGCTGCCTCCGCTTCGAGGTCTACCACTCGCAAACCGACCCTGCGACGTTCATCCTGAACGAGCGCTGGGACACGCAAGCAAACCTCGACGCGCATCGTAAGGCGCAGGCCTACACGACGATCTACCAACCGCATGTGATCCCGCTCGTGAACCGCACGCCGCATCCGTCGACGCTGGTCGAATGA